A segment of the Aythya fuligula isolate bAytFul2 chromosome 10, bAytFul2.pri, whole genome shotgun sequence genome:
AGaacacagcagggctggtggcaccagGGGACATGGCAAACGACACTAGGGGGTACGGCAAGGCTGATGGCACTGGGGGACATATTAGATGACCCtaggggacagggcagggctggtggcactgggggacAGGGCACATGACATTGGGGACATGACAGATGACACTGGGGACATGTcagggctggtggcactgggaaCACAGTggagctggtggcactggggccATGTTAGGTGACACTGTGGGCCATGGCAGTGCTGGTGGCCCTGTGGCCAGGCGCTGTGCCCCGCAGGCCGCAGCAGGCCGCCCCGTTGCCATGGCGACGCCCcgggggccgggccccgccctTGTGGGCGTCTCCCCGCGGCAGCGCGGCGATGACGTCACGGCGGGCGCCGTCTCCATGGCGCcgcgggggcggggccgcggAGCCGAGCGGGCCCCGGGGCTCCCTCGTCACGTGACCCCGCCCCCGTTCCCTTCCCCTACGCGCTCCCTCGTCACGTGGGGCCGCCCGCCGGCTTCCGGAAGTGCGTCACGGGGCTCGGGGCCTGTCTCCGGAGCGGGGCCCGCTCGGAACTTCGGTGCCGgccgcgcggggcggggcggagcggcggggccgtgagtgggggcggggcggggccggcacCGCCAACGGGGCCGGGaacgggaccgggaccgggaacGGGACGGGGAGGGGTGCACGGGGCGGGCGGAGCCGCCTCTCCCCGCCGCCGGCCTCCCCGCtcagccccgcggccgccgggTGCCGCTCGGTGAGGCGCGGCCGGGAGCAGGCcgcgggcaccggggggggggggcggggagcggggaggggccgtgcccggtgctgccccagccccggccccagccgcAGCCGTTACCGGCCCCGTTGGTGGCGGGGAGGCGGCCCCGGTTCCGTGCTCGCGGTGCCGGGACAAAAGGtgcggggcggagcggggcggggcgcggggaggcggccccgcggccgggctGTCCCCGCGTGCGGTGCCCGGGGGGTTGAGCCTCGGGGCTGAGCTCCCGGTAACGGCAGCGCCAGGAGCCCTGCGGCTGGGGCAccggggtgctgagccccgctgctgcctgcccGCTGCTCCCGGGGGGTGTCCGCCGTGGGGAGAGCAACCGGGGCTTTGCTGGCGCTTGAATGAAGCCCTGAGGCTCCCGCAACAGCCccgggctgctgccagccccgttACACCGGGGGCAGCGAGCGGCTTCCCCAGAAGAGAACCCGCGGTCCCGGCAGCCCCCCTCAGCCCGCGGGACCCCGCTCGGGGCTGGCTGTCACCGTCCCGCCTCGCACCCCGCCTCTGGAGGCAGCGGGGCCCGGCCCTGCGGCTGCTTCTCGTTTCCTGCCCCTCTGAGGTTTCCCCCTAGAAACAAAAGCCATGCAGCGGGCGCAGCTCGCCGGCGGTTGCCAAGCCTGGCGGAGCGTTCGGCACCCTGGGAATCGTTTTGTCGCTGTCCCACAGTGCCATTAGCGGGGACTAATGCCAgagggcccggccccgctcagcCCAGCGGTGTTTGCAGCTGCCAGGTCCCTTCTGGTCCCCTGGTGAGGCCAGAACccgtggtgctgctgcctcacAGTGAGACCCGGAGCCTTCagggtgtgctgctgctgtcccatgTCTGCTCCCTCCCCTCTTTGGGCTGACTGCATGGTCTCGCTCAGCATCCCCTTCCCAGGTTGTTTCAGGCCACCCtgctgtggggttttggggcACTCAGGGGGCACCCAGCCCTCGAGCTTTGGAGTTGGTTTGGGGGGTTCTCGGTGGCTGGGACAGGTTGGCCTAAAGAGAAACACTCTGGGAGCAGAGCCTGCTGTGGGGCCGGGCTGCCCCAGCCGTGGGAGCGTGCCGTCACCTCCCTCTGGGGGCTGGTGGCTGTGACTCAAGGTTTGTGGCCGCTCGTTGCCACGGGGGTTTCTGGAACACAAACGGCGCTGGGGACACTCCCGAGAGGGGCCACCAGGTCCGTGCAGGCACAGGGGTGACGGGGGACGGCTGCTCCCGCTGCAGGGGAGCCAGGTACAGCTCAGCAGGGCTCAGGGACACCttcccagccctctgctgcctccGTCTCCACGGGGACAGCTCCGGGAGGCCGCGGCAGCTCCGCTCTGTCCCGAGCACCTGAAGCAGAGCAGCCGGGCGCTGGGTGCTGCCGCTCGCAGACCCTGCCGGGGGGGGCACGCCCGGCCCTCTCTCCAGGCACGCCGAGCGCGGGTGTCTTGTTTCCAGCCGGGCCCTGCTGGCGCTGTCTGTAAAGCCGGCGGGAGATGAATATGCAAGGTGCTGGTGGGCGGAGGGAGGAGCTCGGGCCGTGCCAGGGAGGTTTGCTCGCCTCTGGCACGGGGGAGAGAGCGGCCcgggcctgctgctgctgctgctgctccccccccgCTTCCTTCTTAGGGCGGTTCTCTCTCCCGTAGCCGGCCTCTCACACGGGCACTGCCTGACCGAAATAGCTGCTGACCTGCCCCGTGCCCCGAGCCAGGCTGTCCCGGCTGACCCCGGGGGCTGGCTTGTATGGTTCGGGGCTCCCTTCAcccccctgctcccctgggTGCTGTTGTGGCAGGAGCCACGAGTGTTACGATTGTTTTCAGGGTTTGTAGCATGTGCCACGTACAGGGGGCTGCTGGTTGTGTGCTGGGGGCTTGGAGGAGCCCTCATTTTGGCAGCAAGCGCTGCAGCAGCTGCGGTGAGGGGGGTGCCTGCGCCCAGCGGGGCTTTCCCCGCAGGTCACACGAGGGCATTGGTCCCGCAGGGCCCGGTgccggggcagggagcagggtcCTGATGTCATTGggcctcctctgcctgctcctcctgccacgcctgctctctcctctctttAGGCCACTAGTTCCTTGCCAGAGAGTTTGACCACAGAGAGTCGCCAAGATAGCTGGGCCAGGAAGAAAACGTCGCACCCCTGACCCAGACTCCATCACCGACCCCGGCGGGCCGTTTGTGTCCTCCAAACGGCTGAAGATGTCCAGTAGCACCAATGCCCCCGGCCAGAGGAGAGTGTCTCGGGGCTTGGACGACGCCACCAacaagaagaagcagaaggacCGAGCCAACCAGGAGAGCAAGGAAGGTGAGAGCCCCCACATGATGGTTTCTCGGCCCCCTGGGGTGGGATCCTGCAGCCATCTGCCGGGCTAAGCAGATTTAACTAATCGCTTCCTGTAACCCTGCCACGGGATCCTCTTTGGCACGGTGTCCTCCTTGGACCTGTAACCTCCTTTCTTTGGGTGCTGCTTAGCCCCAGGGATGTGAGGGAGGTCGGCTCCCTGCCCTCAGCTGAAGCCTGGAGCTGACGGTGGCTGTTTCCAGTCGCTGCTTTGGGCTAGGGGGAGCAGCCCGCAGCCCTGCAGGTGCCCTCGCAGCTGGACGTGcttctgctccccagcctgGGTGCCACAGGCGGGCGCAGGGCCTGCGGGTGGGGCTGTTGCCTCACCTTCACGGCAAGGCGAGGCGCCGAAACGGGCGCTCTGCAGCAGTTCCCTCCCCGGCCGCTGCGGATCCGATGACAAAAAGTGCTCCGGGTGCGGGCTGCTGCGCTGGGCGGGCAGCGCCTGCGGGCAGGAGGCGGCACGGGTTCCTCCTCCAGCAGTGGCCCTGGCAAATGGCTGGGATTCTGTGCCCGCCGCGTTCCGACTGCTGCAGCCTCAAAATAACCCGGTGATTTATAGGCCAAGGTAAAAGAGCGCTtacccagctctgctggaacGCTCCCCAGGGCGAAACCCCAGGGCGCTGCGAGCAGAGCGCCGCTGCCTCCTCTcgctgcaggggctgtgctgcctcctggggCACCCACACCCGGCATGGAGGGGCTCCTGCCCTCGTGGGGGCTGTGGtgtgggctgtgctgcttccctcccctTTGTGCAGTGTAACAGGGgctccaccagcagctgcagtggtCGAGGGAgatttcctgctgctctggagccTGCCAAGGAGGGCAGCAACAGCCTTGTGGGTGTTCTGGGGTGGAGACCACAGCTCCCGTTGTCACTGGTTGTGTGCTTCAGGACAAGGTGCTGTCACGTTGACACCCTTTGCCTGTCAGCACAGCGCCCTGTGCGGGTGGAGCTGACCCTGAGACGCTGCTGGCTCTCAGAGGTAattctgcagggagcagagattAAGTGTCAGGTCCTAATCGGGACCTGCTCGGTTCCCCGGCCTGAGCTCAAGGAAGTTTtagccctggctgctggcaggctgcGCAGCAGTGGGAATGTTAAAGTGCAGCTGGGCTGCCAGGTTCTCTCCTTACAGCAGGATGGGTTTGAGCACAACCAAACACCGGGCTCTCTGTGTAGGATCAAGGCAGAGCCTCTCCTCTGTGGCCCAGCAGAGACTTGGCAGGGCTCGCAGCCCAGTTACCACAAGCTCCGCAGCCAGACATGCCTCGAAGCAGCGCTGCCTGCCCGGCGCAGCGAGGTTGTTTTGCTCCCACTGCAGAGGAGTGGGGGGCACGGCACCCGTTGTGGGGTCTGGCTTGCTGCgggcagggctcggggctgtaggggaggtggaaggggcagaggaaggaaacGAGCAGCGCGTGCAGAATGGAAATCCTGGGCAGAGGTCTGGCGCTGTGTGATATTTGGGGTGTCGGAGTGCCAGCCCGTGCTCTGAGGTGCCAGAACAACAGACCCACCTGCGCTCTGCTTCTCTGCCCACCAGTGTCTCGCCCTGAGCCCGAGCAGGCTGAGACCCCCCAGGAGAGGGACTCGGAGGAGGGTAAGTGGAGGTGTGAGCTGGCTGCCAGTGCATGGCCACCGAGCGCCCTTGCCAAGGGACCCGGAGCTCTCACCTTGTCGTTGCCCTGTGCTCTGGCGTTCAGCAGAACTAACCCGAGTGCTCCCTCGCCCCGTGCTCCTCCTAACAGGGTGCAGCCTCCCCAGAGCAGGGCACGTGTGGTGGGCAGGGCCCTCTGCAAAGGAGAGGCCCCGGGGCACGTGGCAGGCGGCTCCTGGCCCGGGTGTCACGGTGCCCCTGAGCACAGCCCCGGGATATCTTTGTTGCCAGCATCCTCCCGCTGGTTTCTGGGTGGAAAGGTCCCTGGCCACGTCACCCATCAGGTGCTGCTGACTGTTTTTGCTTTGGCTCCACGTCCCCACCTTGAGacgggcagagcagagccccaTCGTGACACAGAAAGTGGAACTAAACCAAATGGCAATGAAGGAAAcgtcagctttttttttttttttttttgcctttggaGATTTTAGGATGCCACCTGGCCAGCCCTGGAGCCTGGCAGACACCTGAtggggctgtgtgtgcagggagggatgctgctgtactgttttttttccctggacgAGATGCTTTTGCCATGCTGGCTGGCCCACCCGTGTTTCAGCCGCGTTAGTGGCGCCTACCTGGCAGGAGTACAGTGCTCTTGATGACTGCAACTGAGCTGCCCGATTTGCATATGCAAAGGGAAGTGGCAATTTCTGGTTGTGGTCAGAGTCCACTTGAATCCCCCAGAGTAAATTCTGCGGCTTCCTCGTTCCCTGGGAAAGCAGCGATTGCTTTGTAGCTGGCAGGAGCCGCCCCTTCTTCCCAGCCGTGGCGCTGCACGTGACTGGGCCAAGCCTTTCTGCCTTCTGATCTCTCTGGTTCCCACTGGGATGCACCTGACCTGCTGCAACACGTGCTCAGGCCCTCGTTCGTGGCCTGATAAGAGCGGGTTCCAAGTGCCTCGGTTTGTTGGCATGCTCCGTGTCCTCCGTGCTGACCTCCTTCAAGCAGACGTGCGTCCGGGCTCGTGCTCCCCTGCCCAGGTGTGTGTGCGCCGTGGCCTCGTGCCCCGGACTGGCGTTAACGCTTTCCTCCCTCtcgcagagctgctgctggactgGAAGCAGAACGCTGACGAGATCATTGTCAAGCTGAACTTGGGCAGCGGGGCTCTGAAGGTGGAGGACGTGGATGCCGCTTTCACCGACACCGACTGCGTGGTCAAACTGCCAGGTATGGGCAgcagagcaaatatttttccagcaggGCTTGGCGTGGCTGCGGGCTGGATGTGGGGCTGCTCCAGGCCAGCACGAAACCTTTCCTTCAGAGGCAATGCCCTGCTGTCAGCTGGCACTGCTCCAGCCAGGCTGATAGGAGAGCAGCGTAAAAGAAGAAGGgtggagggctggggggcaggaTCCGGCTCCTCTCTGCCAAGCGAACAGGTGCCCGCTGCCGTGCTGCCTGCGGCTGTCCCCTGCTCGCTGGGGAGATCGAGTCGGTGCTGGGTATCCCTTGGAAAAGTGTCTGTgcccctggggcagggagaCACAGGGCCTTCCCTCCGGGAAGGAGGCCAGCCAGATGTACAAAGCAAGCCCCAGGGAGCTGGCGTTACCCTGAAGGCTCCTGGGGTGTGGTGGCAGCCTGCCTGCGGCCTCTCTGGCTCTGGGCGAGCGCTCTTCTGGCCCCTGGGGCAGGTGAAAGAGGGCCGTGGGTTGGGTGGACTGCTGCCTGAGGTGCCGGCCCTCTTTGACTGCAGATGGGCGCCAGTGGAGCTGTCAGTTCTACGAGGAGATCGAGGGCTCCTGCAGCAAGGTCCAGTGCAAGAAGGGCAActtcctgcagctggtgctTCAGAAGAAGATCCCGCTTCACACCTGGACTTCGCTTCTGGTAAGAGGAGGGGGGAGCTCTGCCTTTTGGGGGACTGTGggcagcctggcagagctggctgaggGAAGGGGCGGTGAGGGTCAGGCGCTGCAAAGAGCTGCCTGCACATCTCccctctgtgctgccctgcttttgacagaagagaaggaaggatggaTCCAAAGAGCTGGCCAAAGGGGCCATGTGCTGGGAGAACGGGAAggagaaggctgctgctgcagagctggcccCAGAAGAGCCCCGGGCTGAAAGCACAGAGCCACCGAGGACCCGGCGGGAGCCCTCCAACCCCAAGCGCGCTCAGGGAAGAAGCGAGGCCCTGGGAGGGAAAAGCCCAGCCAGCCCAGGGACGCAGAGTGGCCCGAGTGCCAAGCGGGCAGTTTACCTCAAAGTGGCTCCAACCGAAGACGAGCCCAATGCCAGAGTCACCGGCAGCGTGGAGCCCAGCAAGGGGCACGGCGGGAGGGCTGGCAGCCGTCGCAACGGCAGAGCCGGCCAGGGCGATGCGCCCACGGCCCTGGCTGACCTCGCACCACCACTGGAGAAGGTACCTGAGGACCTGGCTGGTCcgtgctcccccagccctcgtGTAGAGGCACGGCCCTGCGGGATGAGATGGGCTCCTGGGCGCCTTGGGTGGTGCTGAGGGCTGCTTTGGGCCTGGCTGTGGTGGAGGATGGGACAAAATACAGTCCAGGGCCTGGTAACTAAcactgccccaggcaggggGAACCTGCAATCGCTGGGCTGAGGCTGTGGAGCTCAGAGGTCCAAGCGGGGCAGGTGGGATGTGTGGGCACGGTGAGGCTGTGCCTGCCTGGCTGGAGCACATGGCAGTGAAGTTGTCTCTTCTTCACCgcttcctttttcctcaaaagGCTGTAGTTTTGGCCAAGGAGACCGTTCCCGTGGAGATGCCACCTCTTGCAGCCACCACAGAGGTGTTCCCCCACCGCGTTGCCACCTGTGTGGAGAAGAGAGTCCTGCAGCCGAGCAGCCCCGCCGAGGCCTCGCGGGGCCGGGACTGCGCGGCCGTCCTGGGGGAGAGCTCCAaggccatccctgcagccacccctcCCCTGGGCAGGGACGGTGAGAAGAGGGACTGGTCCAAGGACGACGTGgctctggaagcagcagctgatggTGAGTGGCCGGAGCCCACGGGTGTCCCTAGGCTGGTCTGGTTGGGAAGGACGTGCTTGCAAGGAGGGTAACCTCTCCCCGTGGCTTTCCTTGCTCAGAGCCAGAGCCTTTTGTGAGCCTGACCTTTGTCAAGAATGACTCATATGAGAAAGGCAATGACCTGGTGGTGGTGCACGTCTACGTGAAAGAGATTCACAAGGAGACTTCCAAGGTTTTGTTTCGGGAGCAAGACTTCACATTGGTGTTCCAGACGAGGTACGAGCACGCCTTGGGATGGCACCAAGCTGATGCAGAGCTCCTGGTTGCAGCCAGGCCGCTCTGTTTGTTCACCTCTTCTCActtgtttctgatttctttgcAGCGACGTAAACTTCCTTCGCCTCCACCCTGGTTGCGGGCCCCACACGGTGTTCCGGTGGCAGGTGAAGCTCAGGTATGGTCCCAGATTTCCAGCCAGCACCGGGGTGAGGGAGCTGAGAACTGGAGCAGGAACCGGTCCCAGCTGGCCGCTCTGTGCAGGGCACAATCACTTCAGCAGCTGGGCTCGCAGCCACGATCTGCATTTCTCACACCGTGCTGCACCAGGTGCTCCAGACCTGGGATGGTTGCAGAGAAGGAAATCCCAGCGCTTCCTTGCCTGCAGTCTGCCCGCAGCCTGATCTGGAGCTCTCGTGGGCAGAGCCAGACCAGCCTGTGTGCGCTCTGCTGGGGTGTCCTGCTAGAGGGGGCATGTGGGGCTGGGCAGAATGGATCTGTTGGGAATGGGGCCCTCTGTGTGCTGTGTGCATGGGCTTGGGGACGTCTGTCCTGCTTGATGAAGGCCCCCTTGGGGTTGACGCTAGTCAGGAGGCTGTGGCCCTACCCAACAGAGGCTTTTTAGCATCTTTGAAGCTGCTGGGGAGTCTGGGGCACTCCTCACTTGCTGCCTGTCTTGCAGGAACCTCATTGAGCCGGACCAGTGCACGTACAACTTCACGGTGTCTCGCATTGATGTCTGTCTGAAGAAACGCCAGAGCCAGCGCTGGGGCGGGCTGGAGGCTCCGGCCACACGAGGTCTGCACCCTGCCTTCTCCTCGTGCTACCCGCCTGCTGGGCGCCTTCCTCAcctccagcagtgcctgcaTGGCACCGGGCCCTCTGGCAcggggtggtggggagggagagggatgAGTGGGTGCGGGGCAGGTGGGCCAAGTGCTGGGGAAGGgcactgctgctcccctccctcacTTGGAAGAGGGGTGGGCAAGAGCCTGCGTGCGCGTGTGAGCATGGGCtgagcagctcagccctgccgTGGGCAGCCCGCGGTGCTGCTAACCACAGGCCCACCCTTCCCCCTTTTTAAGGTGCAGTGGGTGGTGCAAAGGTTGCCATGCCTACAGGCCCTACCCCTCTGGATAAGACCCCCCCGGGCAGTAACCAGCACCCCCTGTCCAGCAAAGAGGAAGCCCGAGCCAGCGACAAAGAGAAGCCACGCGTCGAGGATGGGGGTCTGGACGGTGTGGCAGCCCGTACGGCCCCAGAACACGTGGCGGTGAAGCAAGAGCCTCACATCCCCTCGGTGAGTGGAGCTGTGCCGTGTTTCACCTGGCTGGGGGGCAAGTGGGGGGCAGCAAACTGTTCTGGAGGTGGCGGTGCTCCTGGCAGAACTGGGGACAGCAGTTGTCCTGGCTGTCCCGATCCTGGTGGGAGGTGGTGTGTGGCTCCAGACCAGCCCTGTCTGCGGGGTGCCTCGGTTAGTCAGGTTCCTGCGGTGTTCCCAAAGACCCCTGGCGCGCAGCACCCTCACACCCGGCTCTGCTTTGACAGCCCAAACCGACCTGCATGGTGCCCCCCATGACGCACAGCCCCGTGAGCACCGAGAGCGTGGAGGACGACGAGGATGAGGACGAGAAGAAGAAGGTGTGCCTGCCCGGCTTCACGGGGCTGGTGAACCTGGGCAACACCTGCTTCATGAACAGCGTCATCCAGTCGCTGTCCAACACCCGGGAGCTGCGCGATTACTTCCACGGTGAGCACACGCCtggagcccagcagagcccagccccggGGACATTTCAGCCACCCTCGCTCTCCTCCATCTCTTACAGATCGGTCCTTCGAGTCGGAAATCAACTACAACAACCCGCTGGGGACGGGGGGCCGCCTGGCCATCGGCTTTGCCATGCTGCTGCGGGCGCTGTGGAAGGGCACTCACcatgccttccagccctctAAACTCAAGGTAGGCACCGAagctccccaggagctgccgGCTGCTCCTCAGCTGGGGGTTCCCAGCGCTCCCCTGAGGGCCCCGGGCTGTCCTGGTGCTCTGTGAGCGGGGTGGGTGCAGGTTTGTTTGTGCgtggggccagcagggctgaCGGCTGTGCTCCCCCAGGCGATCGTGGCCAGCAAGGCCAGCCAGTTCACTGGCTACGCCCAGCACGATGCTCAGGAGTTCATGGCCTTCCTGCTGGACGGCCTGCACGAGGATCTCAACCGCATCCAGAACAAGCCCTACACAGAGACCGTCGACTCGGATGGGAGGCCCGATGAGGTAAAGATGCACCTGGGAGCGCTGGGTGCTGCACGGCAGCCCCGTCCCCTGTGATTTAGGGCGGCGCTGAGCCCTTTCTCCCTGCAGGTGGTAGCTGAGGAGGCTTGGCAGCGACACAAGATGAGGAATGACTCCTTCATTGTGGACCTATTCCAGGGCCAGTACAAATCCAAGCTGGTGTGCCCAGTCTGTTCCAAGGTAGGGCAGCTCTGGAGGCCCTGCCtctgtcctggctgtgcctCAGGCTCCAGCCCCCACTCGTAGACCCTCAGAGCACGAGTcacagggcaggggcagctctCAGGCCTGCTGGGACCGCTGCCCTGCTGATCTCAGCCACAAGCAGCTCCCAGTACTGAGCGTGCTTTCATGCCTGCAGGTGTCCATCACCTTCGACCCCTTCCTGTACCTCCCCGTGCCCCTCCCCCAGAAGCAGAAGGTGCTGACTGTCTACTACTTTGCAAAGGAGCCGCACAAGAAACCTATCAAGGTAAAGGACCCTGACTGTCCTGGGGAGGTAGCCTGAGAGGGCTCTTGGAGGTGCCACGGGTCCGGTGCCAGCGGGCTGAGCCTCGTGCGAAGCCAAGGCCCACGTGCCTTGGTGTGGCATCACTAACGGGGCGCTTTCTTCGTGGCAGTTCCTCGTGAGTATCAGCAAGGAGAACTCCAGTGCCATGGAGGTACTTGACTCGGTGGCCCACAGCGTGCGTGTGAAACCAGAGAACCTGCGCCTGGCAGAGGTGAGAGGGCTCCAGCTGGCCAGGAAGCGATGGGCTGCTCTTGTGGGTGCCCCTGGGTCGCCCACAGAAAGCGTTGCCATCAGCAGCCCCTTTTCCACGGGGGGATTTTGTCCACGGGTGGCAGTGTcgtgtgctgggtgctgccgggtagatccctgctcagcagggcagggccaCAGCAGCTGGGCAAGCGGTGCCACCCTGGTGGGGTggtgagcagagcacagcatccccgtggtgctgctgtccccacagTTCACGAGGGGGCTCAGATCTGTGCCTTCCTagggagaggaagagcaggGCGGCCCTCTGAGCACGAGGCAGCCCTCACATGGCTCCGTTCCACTGCTTTCCTGGCAGGTGATCAAGAATCGCTTTCACCGCATGTTCCTGCCGTCCCACTGTCTCGACACGGTCTGCCCCACggacctgctgctctgcttcgaggtgctgtccccagagctggCCAAGGAGCGGGTCGTGGAGCTGCAGGTCCAGCAGGTGAGCAGGGGGGAGGCGCTCAGGGAGGCTGAACGAGATGGGGAGAGTAACAGAAGGGCTTGCACAAAGGGCTGACATACCAGGGTGACATACCAAGGGCCTGCCGAGCCTGCCTTACCCTGCCCAGGTGCCCTCCCATGCCCAACGGGGTTCTTTCTCCTGCAGCGTCCGCAGGTACCCAGCGTCCCCGTCGCCAAGTGTGCAGCCTGCCAGAAGAAGCAGCTGTCAGAGGAAGAGAAGCTCAGGCGCTGCACGAGGTGCTACCGAGTCGGTTACTGCAACGTGTGAGTTGGCTGGGTGCCTGccggggaggcagggagggtcTCCTGCTCTGACGGGAGAGCTCAACCCACGGGGAGGGGGTGGGATGGGCCCGGCCTTTGGGACGGAGCCAGTCTGGCTCTGAGCGCTCCCCTCACCCCAGCTGCACCCCTCCAGCCTTACTGAGCTCCCGCCGGGCTCACGGGGGCTGTGTGTGTTACAGGGCATGCCAGAAGACACACTGGCCAGACCACAAGGCTTTGTGCCGCCCTGAGAACATCGGTTTCCCCTTCCTCATCAGCGTGCCGGAGTCCCGCCTCACCTACGCCCGCCtggcccagctgctggagggctACGCGAGGTGagggggcagggaagggggggggctgctcctgcctgaccccagcccagccccgtgcccggccTGCCGTGACCGTCCCCTCCTTGCCCAGGTACTCGGTCAGCGTGTTCCAGCCTCCCTTCCAGCTGGGGCGGATGTCaccagagcaggggctgcagccgctGCTCCCCGACAAGCCGGAGCCCCTGGCCAAGAGCAGCTGCACAGCCGCCACCTCTGCCCCCGAGctgggggacggggacagggcgTCCGGCCTCCTGCAGGAGCCCCCGCTCTCGCCGGCCGTGCCCGAGCTGCATCCAGAGCTGGGTGACAGCAGCACCGTCCGCAGCAAggtcctggcagccaggagtTCCCTGCTGAGCTTGGATTCCGGCTTCTCCGAGCACGTGGAGTCGCAGGGCGACAGCTGCTGCGAGAAGGAGCCGTCCTATGAGAGAGCCCTCAAACCCGAAGGTAAGAGGTGCTGCAGTGCTAACCCTCTCTGTGCCAGGAGCCCAGAGGGCCCCCGGGAAAGACAGGGAGCaattctccttccctgctgtggTGGGAGGCCGCCCCATCTGTGTTCTCCACGTGGCTTGGTCCGGAGACCCCTGCAGGCATCCTGGAGGCCGTGGGAGCCGTGTTTTGGCGGCGCTGCCCCACCTGGAATGCCTGCCAGCCCacgctctgccctgccctggcagaGCCCGTGCGGCACAGCAAAGCCCTGACTTGGGAGGAGGCCGGGCTGTTGCGGGAGAGGGGcggggaggcaggggctgccagaGTCCCGTGGGAGGCTGAGCCCCTGGGGGCTGTGAGCGCCTCGTTTCCCTCGTTTCCCTCATTTCCCTCGCTCTGACTCAGCTGCACGGGAGCAGCCTCTCGCGCTTGGCCGCCCGGCTGTCACGTTTCCAGCCACTCGTCTCAGGATGGCAGCAATGTGCAGAGAAGGggcaaggcaggcaggcagagggagCGCAGCTTGCCAGGGGCAGGCGCCTGCTAAAAATAGTCAAGGACACTGGGCACGTGGTTGTGTCCCTGCA
Coding sequences within it:
- the USP19 gene encoding ubiquitin carboxyl-terminal hydrolase 19 isoform X3, translating into MSSSTNAPGQRRVSRGLDDATNKKKQKDRANQESKEELLLDWKQNADEIIVKLNLGSGALKVEDVDAAFTDTDCVVKLPDGRQWSCQFYEEIEGSCSKVQCKKGNFLQLVLQKKIPLHTWTSLLKRRKDGSKELAKGAMCWENGKEKAAAAELAPEEPRAESTEPPRTRREPSNPKRAQGRSEALGGKSPASPGTQSGPSAKRAVYLKVAPTEDEPNARVTGSVEPSKGHGGRAGSRRNGRAGQGDAPTALADLAPPLEKAVVLAKETVPVEMPPLAATTEVFPHRVATCVEKRVLQPSSPAEASRGRDCAAVLGESSKAIPAATPPLGRDGEKRDWSKDDVALEAAADEPEPFVSLTFVKNDSYEKGNDLVVVHVYVKEIHKETSKVLFREQDFTLVFQTSDVNFLRLHPGCGPHTVFRWQVKLRNLIEPDQCTYNFTVSRIDVCLKKRQSQRWGGLEAPATRGAVGGAKVAMPTGPTPLDKTPPGSNQHPLSSKEEARASDKEKPRVEDGGLDGVAARTAPEHVAVKQEPHIPSPKPTCMVPPMTHSPVSTESVEDDEDEDEKKKVCLPGFTGLVNLGNTCFMNSVIQSLSNTRELRDYFHDRSFESEINYNNPLGTGGRLAIGFAMLLRALWKGTHHAFQPSKLKAIVASKASQFTGYAQHDAQEFMAFLLDGLHEDLNRIQNKPYTETVDSDGRPDEVVAEEAWQRHKMRNDSFIVDLFQGQYKSKLVCPVCSKVSITFDPFLYLPVPLPQKQKVLTVYYFAKEPHKKPIKFLVSISKENSSAMEVLDSVAHSVRVKPENLRLAEVIKNRFHRMFLPSHCLDTVCPTDLLLCFEVLSPELAKERVVELQVQQRPQVPSVPVAKCAACQKKQLSEEEKLRRCTRCYRVGYCNVACQKTHWPDHKALCRPENIGFPFLISVPESRLTYARLAQLLEGYARYSVSVFQPPFQLGRMSPEQGLQPLLPDKPEPLAKSSCTAATSAPELGDGDRASGLLQEPPLSPAVPELHPELGDSSTVRSKVLAARSSLLSLDSGFSEHVESQGDSCCEKEPSYERALKPEAAIPGYQHTPDSLSARATQFYINKIDAANKEYKLEDKGDAPLELTDDCSLALVWKNNERLKEFVLVESKELECVEDPGSASEAARAGHFTLEQCLNLFTKPEVLAPEEAWYCPKCKQHREASKQLMLWRLPNVLIIQLKRFSFRSFIWRDKINDMVDFPVRSLDLSKFCIGRKGEQQLPMYDLYAVINHYGGMIGGHYTAYARLPNDKNSQRSDVGWRLFDDSTVTTVDESQVVTRYAYVLFYRRRNSPVERPLPGHPPDHRAERTPSAEAAASQGLTPVPFGSGLAPEGAPALAAEGLPERFASPAERPAPSYSSMEEVD